One segment of Bacteroidota bacterium DNA contains the following:
- the mgtE gene encoding magnesium transporter — translation MLQAKNTEALLETFQEMPTIEVADILSELEEKEIIDYLLLFDIREQGRIFSDLDFDLQLALFELIDRGHFADIFKQMPSGVRADLYQEFDIEQQLQLLPFLDKRTREDVIHLSSYPPETAGGIMSTDFATVRSNMTVEQAIEKVRRDAPSKKMVYYIYVVDDRMKMKGFITLKDLILEDPKTLVEDALHENFIYAEVMEDRESVAGKIEKYDLVAIPVLNPLGQLVGIVSHDEAIEVIRAEHTEDFEKFMGIVPDPDGLPYLETTAFQHFRKRIVWVASLAVVGVISGLIVHSYENALQQLIILALYMPMMADTGGNAGSQAATVVVRALALGQINITNWFKIIFKEARISLLLAICLGILAYAKVLFLSWETEVPDKFNLSMIAMFISLALTLQVVTSTIIGASLPLLVKRFGGDPAVAASPAITTVVDITGLLIYFGLANLFFDFT, via the coding sequence ATGCTTCAGGCTAAAAATACTGAGGCTTTGTTGGAGACTTTCCAGGAAATGCCAACCATTGAGGTGGCCGATATACTCTCGGAGCTCGAAGAGAAAGAAATCATAGATTACCTGCTTCTTTTTGATATAAGAGAACAGGGAAGAATTTTTTCAGATTTAGACTTTGATTTGCAACTTGCACTTTTCGAACTGATTGATAGAGGTCATTTTGCCGATATTTTCAAGCAAATGCCTTCTGGTGTGAGAGCCGATCTTTACCAGGAGTTTGATATCGAGCAGCAATTGCAGCTGCTTCCATTCCTTGATAAAAGAACCCGCGAAGATGTTATCCATCTGAGTTCCTATCCTCCCGAAACTGCAGGAGGTATCATGAGTACCGATTTTGCTACTGTTAGAAGCAACATGACAGTTGAGCAAGCCATTGAAAAAGTAAGAAGAGACGCCCCTTCAAAGAAAATGGTCTATTATATTTATGTAGTAGATGATCGGATGAAAATGAAAGGCTTTATTACCTTAAAAGATCTGATTTTAGAGGATCCTAAAACCCTTGTTGAAGATGCCCTGCATGAAAATTTCATCTATGCCGAGGTAATGGAAGACAGAGAGAGTGTTGCTGGAAAAATTGAAAAATATGATTTAGTTGCAATTCCAGTATTAAACCCTTTGGGCCAATTGGTTGGAATTGTAAGTCATGACGAGGCCATCGAGGTAATCAGGGCTGAGCATACAGAGGATTTTGAGAAATTTATGGGTATTGTGCCTGATCCTGACGGACTCCCATATTTGGAAACAACCGCTTTTCAGCATTTTAGAAAGAGAATTGTATGGGTTGCAAGTCTTGCTGTTGTGGGTGTTATATCTGGTCTTATTGTCCATAGTTATGAAAATGCCCTGCAACAACTCATTATCCTTGCACTGTATATGCCAATGATGGCTGATACAGGTGGAAATGCAGGAAGCCAGGCGGCAACAGTTGTTGTTAGAGCACTTGCCCTAGGTCAGATTAATATTACAAACTGGTTCAAAATTATTTTTAAAGAGGCTCGTATTTCACTTCTTCTGGCAATTTGCCTGGGAATTTTGGCTTATGCCAAAGTGCTTTTCCTATCCTGGGAAACAGAAGTCCCAGACAAATTCAACCTTTCAATGATTGCAATGTTCATTTCACTCGCACTTACACTTCAAGTAGTTACCTCTACCATAATTGGAGCAAGTCTCCCTTTGCTTGTAAAACGCTTTGGAGGTGACCCTGCCGTTGCTGCAAGTCCCGCCATTACAACGGTGGTGGATATTACAGGTTTACTAATCTATTTCGGATTAGCCAACTTGTTTTTTGATTTTACTTGA
- a CDS encoding PRC-barrel domain-containing protein has product MRIDKTTTYKDVKRLYNLKKLEDFEIADNETDIIQWNVFSSDNVKIGKVEDLIVDKDNMKVEYADMIVDKHFVTGTAENHLLIPMEMIHLDKENKKVFVTKIVSKDLAFYPLYNGSNIPANYEQTLREKLIQAADSKATDTTNPNL; this is encoded by the coding sequence ATGAGAATTGATAAAACCACAACTTATAAGGATGTAAAAAGGCTTTATAACTTAAAAAAACTGGAAGACTTTGAAATCGCTGACAATGAAACTGATATTATACAATGGAATGTTTTTAGTTCAGATAATGTAAAGATTGGAAAAGTTGAAGACCTTATTGTTGACAAAGACAATATGAAGGTTGAATATGCAGATATGATTGTAGACAAACATTTTGTGACTGGAACCGCGGAAAACCACTTGTTGATTCCAATGGAAATGATTCACCTTGACAAGGAAAACAAAAAAGTTTTTGTTACTAAAATAGTTTCTAAGGATCTTGCATTTTATCCGCTTTACAACGGCTCTAACATACCCGCTAATTACGAACAAACGCTCAGGGAAAAGCTTATTCAGGCAGCAGATAGCAAAGCAACAGATACTACAAATCCAAATTTATAA
- a CDS encoding MBL fold metallo-hydrolase, which translates to MKTIEKKQKKTGQEYFQVTPDLWGMRILFVNVYMVVDHVNESWVLIDAGLKGSENKIIQMAQDLFGKDNPPSAIILTHGHFDHVGALEELLKTWNVPVYAHSLEHPYLTGFSSYPPPDPTAGGGLMSLMSWAYPTDPIDISSNLHALENGNVPILKEWEYIHTPGHSPGHISLFRKRGNILIAGDAFVTTKQESILSVLFQEKIISGPPRYYTTNWAKAYNSVRTLSRLKPEVAATGHGVPFYGKELRKGIRHLEEHFYSESVPKEGRYVSEPSQEDEYGVTYVPPLNLKTIVKIGLWVGVSIFSTAFFVLNRKNILRLFTEKNLGSQIKSKTKELLPVKTLGKKLSKVKLL; encoded by the coding sequence ATGAAAACAATAGAAAAAAAACAAAAAAAAACCGGACAGGAATATTTCCAGGTTACTCCTGATTTATGGGGGATGAGAATATTATTTGTAAATGTATATATGGTAGTAGACCATGTGAATGAGAGTTGGGTTTTAATAGATGCAGGCCTAAAGGGATCGGAGAATAAAATCATTCAAATGGCACAGGATTTATTTGGTAAAGACAATCCTCCATCGGCCATTATATTAACCCATGGACATTTTGATCATGTGGGAGCTCTTGAAGAACTACTAAAAACATGGAATGTTCCGGTTTACGCCCATTCTTTGGAACATCCCTATTTAACAGGGTTTTCATCTTATCCCCCACCTGATCCAACTGCTGGTGGTGGTCTAATGTCCCTCATGTCATGGGCATATCCAACAGATCCTATCGACATTAGTTCCAATCTTCATGCACTTGAAAATGGCAATGTGCCCATTTTAAAGGAATGGGAATATATTCATACTCCAGGACATAGCCCCGGTCATATTTCCCTTTTTAGGAAAAGAGGAAATATTTTAATCGCAGGTGATGCTTTTGTTACCACAAAACAGGAATCTATACTTTCGGTTTTGTTCCAGGAAAAGATTATTTCAGGACCTCCTCGTTATTATACAACAAATTGGGCAAAAGCATATAATTCTGTGAGAACTCTTTCCCGATTAAAGCCAGAAGTTGCTGCTACGGGTCATGGAGTGCCCTTTTATGGAAAAGAATTGCGGAAAGGGATCAGGCATCTGGAAGAGCATTTTTATTCTGAATCAGTTCCAAAAGAAGGGCGCTATGTTAGTGAACCTTCTCAAGAAGACGAATATGGGGTTACTTATGTTCCCCCTCTAAATTTAAAAACCATTGTTAAAATTGGACTCTGGGTGGGTGTTTCTATTTTTTCAACAGCTTTTTTTGTGCTGAACAGAAAAAACATCTTAAGGTTATTCACAGAAAAAAATTTAGGAAGTCAAATAAAAAGTAAGACTAAGGAACTTCTTCCCGTTAAAACTTTAGGAAAAAAATTATCAAAAGTTAAATTGTTATAG
- a CDS encoding DUF1801 domain-containing protein — protein MNLKVDWFFTKATKWQEAYAELRTIVLDCGLNEELKWGVPCYTFQNNNIVLIHGFKEYCALLFHKGALLKDENGILIQQTENVQAARQIRFTSVKEINKITKVLKAYIKQAIEVEKAGLKVEMKKTTEFKMPEEFQTVLEDMPELKKAFYALTQGRQRGYMLYFSQPKQSKTRESRIEKYLEKILRGQGLDDKQT, from the coding sequence ATGAACCTTAAAGTTGATTGGTTTTTTACCAAAGCCACAAAATGGCAGGAAGCATATGCCGAATTAAGAACGATTGTCCTTGATTGTGGGCTGAATGAAGAATTGAAATGGGGAGTTCCTTGTTACACATTTCAAAACAATAACATCGTTTTAATTCATGGTTTTAAAGAATACTGTGCACTTCTATTTCACAAAGGCGCTCTGCTGAAAGATGAAAATGGTATTTTAATACAACAGACAGAAAATGTTCAGGCTGCACGACAGATTCGTTTCACCTCCGTTAAGGAAATAAATAAGATAACAAAAGTTTTGAAAGCTTATATCAAACAGGCAATTGAAGTGGAAAAGGCAGGTTTGAAAGTAGAAATGAAAAAGACTACAGAATTCAAAATGCCTGAAGAATTTCAAACTGTTTTAGAGGATATGCCTGAATTAAAAAAAGCCTTCTATGCACTGACTCAGGGACGACAAAGAGGTTACATGCTTTATTTTTCTCAACCTAAACAATCAAAGACCCGTGAATCAAGGATTGAAAAATATTTGGAAAAAATTCTCAGAGGACAGGGCTTAGACGATAAACAAACTTGA
- a CDS encoding helix-turn-helix transcriptional regulator: MVSNRCKSAVKDELKKLGLHFILVDLGEVDVMTISHQQRELLKTGLLEAGLELMDDKRAVLIEKIKTVIVEMVHHTEEIIKVNFSTYLSEKLNHDYTYLSNLFSELQGTTIEQFIICHKIERIKELMIYGELNITEIAWKMNYSSVAHLSNQFKKITGLSPSHFKKLKNQRRKPIEEIGTCR; this comes from the coding sequence ATGGTAAGCAATCGCTGCAAGTCTGCGGTGAAGGATGAATTAAAAAAACTTGGTCTTCATTTTATCCTGGTTGATTTAGGAGAAGTTGATGTTATGACTATTTCCCATCAGCAAAGAGAACTGTTAAAAACAGGTTTACTCGAGGCAGGATTAGAATTAATGGATGACAAGCGGGCAGTTTTGATTGAAAAAATCAAAACTGTAATCGTTGAAATGGTTCATCATACAGAGGAGATAATCAAAGTGAATTTTTCAACGTATTTAAGTGAAAAATTAAACCACGATTATACGTATTTGTCTAACTTGTTTTCTGAGTTACAAGGCACTACTATTGAGCAATTTATAATATGCCATAAAATTGAGCGGATAAAAGAATTGATGATTTATGGCGAACTGAATATTACAGAAATAGCCTGGAAAATGAACTACAGCAGTGTTGCGCATTTGTCAAATCAATTTAAAAAAATAACGGGTCTGTCACCTTCTCACTTTAAAAAGTTGAAGAACCAAAGGCGAAAACCAATTGAGGAAATTGGCACTTGCCGTTAA
- a CDS encoding PAS domain S-box protein, with the protein METAKNQDFLYARNIIEASLDPLIAIDTLGKITDMNQATVNIIGLTREKITNTDFFSYFTDQQKSREVYEQVLTNGSIADAALTFVNKNGKLTDVLFNGSVYKDNKGKTLGVVVVSRGNQKRAEELMLANQELLFQNKEKGKRAEELIIANKELAFQNKEKEKRANELVIANKELAFQNKEKEKRANELVIANKELAFQNKEKEKRADELIIANKELAFQNNEKVKRADELAISNKELEFQNNEKGKRADELAIANKELAFQNNEKGKRADELAIANKELAFQNKEKEKRANEFAIANKELAFQNNEKGKRADELAIANKELAFQNNEKGKRANELIIANTELAFQNNEKGKRADELVLANEELAFQNNEKGKRAEELVIANKELVFQTGEKEKRAAELVIADIELDFQNKEKEKRELANKELKAFHYTAKLASQYSLSLIEASRDPLVTISPEGKITDLNQATAKITGLSRTKLIGSDFFDYFTEPNEARKVYKEVFAKGSVADSPLTLRHKNGKLTDVLFNGSVYKDDQGNVLGVVIVARDVTAQTLLSKYSRSLIEASLDPLVTISTEGKITDMNQATIDITGITRSKLTGTYFLNYFTEPKKALGVYQEVFANGSVTDSPLTLRHKNGKLTDVLFNGSVYKDDRGNVLGVVVVARDVTDQKRIATELLEAKVFAELATVFAEEAKANAENATKIAEDAVKAKQQFLSNMSHEIRTPMNAIIGFTKVVLRTELTSKQKEYLSAIKMSGDALIVLINDILDLAKVDSGKVTFEQIPFNMEASLSAMLHVFETKIQEKNIQLVKNYDSKIPTFLLGDPVRLHQIILNLVSNAVKFTNKGKITVSAQLLKEDTKKATIRFTVTDTGIGIDENKIQTIFETFQQATSETSRLYGGTGLGLAIVKQLVEAQKGSITVTSKLKEGSAFSFILSFKKTVAIVPLESDIKELDTKIQNLKILVVEDIALNQLLMKTLLDDFGFECDIASNGKLAIEKLESNSYDIILMDLQMPEMNGFEATEYIRNTMNSKIPIIALTADVTTVDLAKCKSVGMNDYVAKPIDERLLFSKVIKLVNKSLFAKGKEKKEKGQNKILKCTDLTYISSLTKSNPKLMMEMISLYLEQTTPLINTMKESMKNKNLVLLKDAVHKMIPSFSIVGINKDYENIAKNVQEYAATHTHTDKIPGLVLQLQVICTQACEELNEELNRLKSMNS; encoded by the coding sequence TTGGAAACAGCAAAAAATCAAGATTTTCTATACGCAAGAAACATAATCGAGGCCAGCCTTGATCCGTTAATTGCAATAGATACACTTGGAAAGATAACCGATATGAACCAGGCAACTGTGAATATTATTGGATTAACTCGCGAAAAAATTACCAATACCGATTTCTTTAGTTATTTTACTGATCAACAAAAATCACGTGAAGTTTATGAGCAGGTTCTCACTAATGGATCTATTGCCGATGCTGCGCTTACCTTTGTCAATAAAAATGGGAAATTAACAGATGTATTGTTCAATGGATCTGTTTACAAGGATAATAAAGGAAAAACTCTTGGCGTAGTTGTTGTTTCAAGAGGAAATCAAAAAAGGGCTGAGGAGTTAATGCTTGCCAACCAAGAGCTCTTATTTCAAAATAAAGAGAAAGGAAAGCGTGCAGAAGAGTTGATCATCGCCAATAAAGAACTTGCCTTTCAAAATAAGGAAAAAGAAAAACGCGCAAATGAGTTGGTCATTGCCAACAAAGAACTTGCTTTTCAAAATAAGGAAAAAGAAAAACGCGCAAATGAGTTGGTCATTGCCAATAAGGAACTTGCTTTTCAAAATAAGGAAAAAGAAAAGCGTGCGGATGAGTTGATAATTGCCAACAAAGAGCTAGCATTTCAAAACAATGAGAAAGTAAAACGCGCAGATGAATTGGCAATTTCCAACAAAGAGCTAGAATTTCAAAACAATGAGAAAGGAAAACGCGCAGATGAATTGGCAATAGCCAACAAAGAGCTAGCATTTCAAAACAATGAGAAAGGAAAACGCGCAGATGAATTGGCAATAGCCAACAAAGAACTTGCTTTTCAAAATAAGGAAAAAGAAAAACGCGCAAATGAATTTGCGATTGCCAACAAAGAACTTGCTTTTCAAAACAATGAGAAAGGAAAACGCGCAGATGAATTGGCAATTGCCAATAAAGAACTTGCTTTTCAAAACAATGAGAAAGGAAAACGTGCGAATGAGTTGATAATAGCCAACACAGAGCTAGCATTTCAAAACAATGAGAAAGGAAAAAGGGCAGATGAATTAGTTCTTGCAAATGAAGAACTAGCATTTCAAAACAATGAAAAAGGAAAACGGGCAGAAGAGTTGGTAATAGCCAATAAAGAACTTGTTTTTCAAACTGGAGAGAAAGAAAAACGGGCAGCAGAATTAGTAATTGCTGATATAGAACTTGATTTTCAAAACAAAGAGAAAGAAAAAAGAGAACTCGCAAATAAGGAACTAAAAGCATTTCATTATACTGCAAAATTAGCATCTCAATATTCACTTAGCCTTATAGAAGCAAGCAGAGATCCACTTGTTACAATAAGTCCTGAAGGAAAAATTACAGATTTGAACCAGGCAACAGCAAAAATAACAGGTCTTTCCCGCACTAAGTTAATTGGTTCTGATTTTTTTGATTATTTTACCGAGCCTAATGAAGCCCGTAAGGTCTATAAAGAAGTATTTGCAAAAGGATCTGTAGCTGATTCACCTCTTACACTGCGTCATAAAAATGGCAAACTTACTGATGTATTATTCAATGGTTCTGTTTATAAGGATGATCAGGGAAATGTATTAGGGGTGGTAATTGTTGCAAGAGATGTAACAGCACAAACATTGCTTTCCAAGTATTCACGAAGCCTTATAGAAGCGAGTCTTGATCCTTTAGTTACAATAAGTACAGAAGGCAAGATTACTGATATGAATCAGGCTACCATTGATATAACAGGTATAACACGCAGCAAACTAACAGGAACTTACTTTCTGAATTATTTTACAGAGCCGAAAAAAGCCCTTGGTGTTTATCAGGAAGTATTTGCAAATGGATCAGTTACTGATTCCCCTCTTACACTGCGTCACAAAAATGGCAAGCTTACTGATGTTCTCTTTAATGGATCAGTATACAAGGATGATAGAGGAAATGTGTTGGGAGTAGTTGTTGTAGCAAGGGATGTTACTGATCAAAAAAGAATTGCAACAGAACTCCTCGAGGCTAAAGTTTTTGCTGAATTGGCAACAGTTTTTGCTGAAGAGGCTAAGGCAAATGCTGAAAATGCAACAAAAATAGCTGAGGATGCAGTTAAAGCAAAGCAGCAATTCCTGTCAAACATGAGTCACGAGATTCGAACTCCTATGAATGCAATCATAGGGTTTACAAAAGTTGTGCTTAGGACAGAACTAACCTCTAAACAAAAAGAATATTTAAGTGCCATAAAAATGAGTGGCGATGCACTTATTGTGCTCATTAACGATATACTAGACCTGGCAAAAGTAGATTCGGGAAAAGTAACATTTGAACAAATTCCTTTTAATATGGAAGCATCCTTATCAGCGATGCTCCATGTTTTTGAAACAAAAATACAGGAAAAAAACATACAGTTGGTTAAGAATTATGATTCTAAAATTCCAACATTTTTGCTAGGAGATCCAGTTCGTTTGCATCAAATCATATTAAATTTGGTTAGCAATGCTGTTAAGTTTACAAACAAAGGCAAAATTACAGTAAGTGCACAATTACTCAAAGAAGATACTAAAAAAGCAACAATTCGATTTACGGTTACAGATACAGGAATTGGAATAGACGAAAATAAAATTCAAACGATTTTTGAAACCTTTCAACAGGCAACCAGCGAAACTTCCAGATTATATGGAGGAACAGGATTAGGCCTTGCGATAGTTAAACAATTGGTTGAGGCCCAAAAAGGCAGCATCACTGTTACAAGTAAACTTAAAGAAGGTTCTGCTTTTAGTTTTATATTGAGTTTTAAAAAAACAGTTGCTATTGTACCATTAGAGTCAGATATAAAAGAATTGGATACTAAGATCCAGAACTTAAAAATTCTGGTAGTTGAGGATATTGCTTTGAATCAATTACTAATGAAAACACTGTTGGATGATTTTGGTTTTGAATGCGATATTGCCTCAAATGGAAAATTGGCTATAGAAAAATTAGAAAGCAATTCCTATGACATTATTTTAATGGATTTGCAAATGCCGGAGATGAATGGATTTGAAGCCACGGAATACATTCGAAATACAATGAATTCTAAAATTCCAATTATAGCATTAACAGCAGATGTAACAACAGTGGACTTAGCCAAATGCAAATCTGTAGGAATGAATGATTATGTTGCAAAACCTATTGATGAAAGATTGTTATTTAGTAAAGTAATTAAATTGGTAAACAAATCGTTGTTTGCAAAGGGAAAAGAAAAAAAGGAAAAAGGTCAAAATAAAATATTAAAATGCACAGATTTGACTTATATAAGTTCACTTACAAAATCTAATCCTAAATTAATGATGGAAATGATTTCACTTTATCTTGAACAGACCACACCTTTAATTAATACCATGAAAGAAAGTATGAAAAACAAAAACTTGGTGTTACTTAAAGATGCTGTACATAAAATGATTCCATCATTTTCAATAGTAGGAATTAACAAGGATTATGAAAACATTGCAAAAAATGTTCAGGAATATGCTGCCACGCATACCCATACAGATAAAATACCAGGCTTAGTTTTACAACTACAAGTTATTTGTACACAAGCTTGCGAAGAATTAAATGAAGAATTAAATAGGCTTAAAAGCATGAACTCATGA